The Actinomycetota bacterium genome includes a window with the following:
- a CDS encoding 2-phosphosulfolactate phosphatase, translated as MNRKALNKKIRVDLVFTNNFDPEIYKNTIKDSVCAVIDTITATSSVTTIFGSECSRIVLSKEVEEAFLLKKILRDYLLCGEEGGIKPEGFDYGNFPSEFSEMNLKDKKIILKSTNGTVSFFKLVEAEYVFAMSLLNLKYSTKVISDMAAEKNKDIFLVCSGTEGKITYEDAYTAGMAIQYLMKLTDLKLSDSARIALDIVKSNKELSIKEAIEHFENMERLKEMGYYKELIFSTRLDVYNLVSVLRIMSLNDAQKQSGSDNHRDLYDLFKSSKEKHPFDKILLLERF; from the coding sequence ATGAATAGAAAAGCTTTAAATAAAAAAATAAGAGTAGATCTGGTTTTTACAAATAATTTTGATCCTGAAATATATAAAAATACAATAAAGGATTCTGTTTGTGCAGTTATAGACACTATTACTGCAACATCATCCGTTACAACCATCTTCGGCTCAGAATGCAGCAGGATTGTTCTGTCCAAAGAAGTTGAGGAAGCTTTTCTTCTCAAGAAGATATTGCGGGACTATCTTCTGTGTGGCGAGGAGGGTGGTATAAAACCTGAAGGATTTGATTATGGGAATTTCCCTTCAGAGTTTTCAGAAATGAATCTAAAAGATAAGAAAATAATCTTAAAATCTACAAATGGGACTGTATCTTTTTTCAAACTCGTGGAAGCAGAATATGTTTTTGCAATGTCTCTTCTTAATCTTAAGTATTCTACAAAAGTTATTTCTGACATGGCAGCAGAAAAAAATAAAGATATATTTTTGGTATGCTCAGGAACCGAAGGAAAAATAACTTATGAGGATGCTTATACTGCGGGGATGGCAATACAGTATCTGATGAAATTGACTGACTTGAAATTAAGCGATTCAGCAAGGATTGCTCTTGATATTGTAAAGTCCAACAAAGAATTAAGCATCAAGGAAGCCATTGAACATTTTGAGAATATGGAAAGATTAAAGGAGATGGGTTATTACAAAGAGCTGATATTCTCAACGAGACTTGATGTCTATAATCTGGTATCTGTTTTAAGGATAATGAGCCTGAATGACGCCCAAAAGCAATCAGGTTCAGACAATCATAGAGATCTTTATGATTTGTTTAAATCCTCAAAAGAAAAACATCCTTTTGACAAAATACTGCTACTGGAACGTTTTTAG